The following is a genomic window from Flavobacteriales bacterium.
AGGCAAACAAGAAGGAGAACAGATCGGCGCACGTCCGGCGGATCGACCAAGAGGGCTATCCGGCACCTCAGCGGAGTCAGCGAAACCATGTCGGAGGATGAAAATGCCAGGCGGTTCCAACCTGGTGTGAAGTTAGGGGGTCGGACTGCATCGGTGGCTTGTTGATGTCCTGTGGTCAGGACGATCCGGTCACCTTTCAGGGCACCCTTTACCTTCGCCCAATGCTGTTGAAGCGCACTCTTCCCGTGCTCGGCCTCGTGGCCGGCCTCACCGCCCTCGCCCAGGACAGTCCCCGTTACGGCCGCGACAAGTTCCGCCAGCTCGACCAGGAACTGCCCACGCCCAACGAGCAGCGCACCGCCAGCGGAGCCCCCGGCCACGCCTACTGGCAGATGAAGGCCGATTATGACATCCATGTGGAGATCACCGAGCCGAAGGCCGGAGAAGGCGAGCTGCCCAAGCTCATGGGCTACGAGACCATCACCTACCACAACCAGAGCCCGGACAAGCTGGAGTACCTCTGGTTGCAGCTCGACCAGAACATCTTCGAGCCTGGAAGCGATGCGAACACCACGCGCACCGGCACCATGCCGGACAGCGTGAGCATTGACCAATTGGACAAGTGGGTACATCCCTTCGATGGCGGATACAAGATCACCGGCGTCACCGATGCCAGCGGCGGCAAGCTGAAGTACACGATCAATAAGACCATGATGCGTGTGGACCTGCCGAAGCCGCTCGCGCCCGGCGCCACCTTCAGCTTCAAGGTGAGCTGGTGGAACTGGATCAACGACCGCATGAAGTGGGGCGGCCGAGGCGGCTACGAGTACTTCCCCGAGGAGGACAACTACATCTACACCATCGCGCAATTCTACCCGCGCATGTGCGCTTACATGGACTACAGCGGGTGGATGCACAAGCAGTTCCTCGGCGCCGGCGAGTTCACCCTCGACTTCGGAGACTATACCCTCAGCATCAGCGTGCCGAGCGATCACATCGTAGCGGCCACCGGCGAATGGGCGAATGCTTCAACCGTACTCACCGCCACCCAGCAGAAGCGCCTCGCTCAAGCGCGCACCAGCGACAAGCCCGTTATGATCGTTACGCCACAGGAGGCGCTGGACAACGAGAAGGAGCGCAGCAGCGGCACCAAGACCTGGGTTTACAAGAGCAAGAACGTGCGCGACGTGGCCTTCGCCAGCAGCCGCAAGTTCATCTGGGATGCCATGAACCAGCCGGTGAAGACGAATAATGTCCTGTGCATGAGCTACTACCCCAAAGAGGGCAATCCGCTCTGGGAGCAGTACAGCACCAAGGTCGTTGCGCACACCATCAAGACCTACAGCAAGTTCACCGCGGACTACATCTACCCGGTGGCCATCAGTGTGCACACCGACCGCATCGGCATGGAATATCCCATGATCTGCTTCAACGGCGGAAGGCCGGAGAAGGATGGCACCTACAGCGAGCGCACCAAGTATGGGATGATCGGCGTGATCACGCACGAGGTGGGTCACAACTTCTTCCCCATGATCATCAACTCCGACGAACGGCAGTGGACCTGGATGGATGAGGGTCTCAACACCTTCGTGCAGTACCTCACCGAGCAGGAGTGGGACAAGGATTATCCCAGCTGGCGCGGCAAGCCCCGCAACATCGTCGATTACATGAAGGGCGACCCCAACGCCGCGCCGGACAAGGTGAAGGCGCGCATCGAGCCGATCATGACCAACAGCGAGAGCTTGCAGCAGTTCGGCAACAACGCCTACGGCAAGCCCTGCACGGCGCTCAACATCCTGCGCGAGACCGTCATGGGCCGCGAGCTCTTCGACCACGCCTTCAAGACCTATTGCGAACGCTGGAAGTTCAAGCACCCCACGCCCGCCGACTTCTTCCGCACCATGGAGGATGCCAGCGGCGTGGACCTCGACTGGTTCTGGCGCGGCTGGTTCTACACCACGGACCATGTGGACATCGACATCGCCAGCCTGCGGTACACGCACCTGCATCCGCGCGACCCCATCCTGGCTGAGAAGCTCCGCCGCGAGGAGAAGGCCCGCGAGGTGCCCGACCTGAGCCGCCAGCGGAACATCGATAGTGAGATCGACTTCGTGGTGGACATCGACCCATCCACGCGCGACTTCTACAACAGTTACGACCCGCTCACCGCCACTGAGCGCGATATGGCCGCCTATGAGAAGTGGAAGAAGGGCCTGAAGCCCGAGGAGCTCGCCCTGCTGAACGAGCAGCTGCACCTCTACGAGCTCCGGTTCAAGAACATCGGCGGGCTGGTGATGCCGCTGATCTTGGAGTGGGAGTACCTCGATGGTACCAAGGAGGTGGAGCGCATCCCCGCGGAGATCTGGCGCGTGAGCGACGACATCTCCAAGGTCTTTGTGAAGCGCAAAGAGGTGGCGCGCGTCACGCTTGACCCCTTCCTCGAGACCGCCGACTGCGACCTGAACAACAACAGCTGGCCGCCGAAGATGGTGCCTGCTCGCTTCGATGTCTTCAAGGAGCAGCAGTGGCGCCAGCCCAATCCCATGCAGCAGGAGCGCAACCGGATCACGGGTGGGGAGATGAAGGGGCAGTGAAAGGGATGCGGCCCTCGATCACCTTTATTGTCGCGATCGCGCTGTTGTGCTGTTCATGTGATCGAGAGGTCGGGCGCGGAACGGTTTGGAGCCACTACATGATGTACGCCTGCGGGACCTGTGCAGCGCAGTTTCACGTGGATCCGGTCAACTCAAAGGATCTGGAGGATATCACGGATCAGGATATTCGGGTGGTCAGGATACTGAATGGCGAAGAGCATGATGTGTCTGAAGAGCTTGATCGCTTGATCTGCCATGATTTCGTCACTCGCGACCGAGTGGTTCTGACAGCAAATGGCTGCACGATGATCGCGGATTCAGTTGTGACCACCTTGCGGGCGGATCGTTGTGACGAGTGAAGCTCAGCCCTGATCCTCCGCCCACGCCCTGAACCGCTGCCGGATCTTGGTGCTCGCTGAGTGCGGCGAGCCATATTTATCATCAGCCAAATATGACCTCCTGAGCCTACATTTGGCTGCGGATAAATTTACCTGCCACCATGCTCATCGGCCGTGATGAAGAACGCGCGTTACTGCTGGATGCCCTGGAGTCAGGGCATTCGGAGTTGATCGTGGTGCATGGCAGGCGCAGGATCGGTAAGACCTTCCTCATCCGCAGCGTGTACGAAGGGCAGGTGAGCTTCGAGTTCAGTGGCATGCACCGGGGCGCGCACAGGCAGCAGCTCAAGAACTTCCACATGGCCTTTCCGGCCAAGGCCCGGCCCAAGGCACCACCAGCGGATTGGATCGATGCCTTCGATCGCCTCGGCCGCTACCTGGACAAATTGAAGGGGAAAGCCAAGAAGGTCGTCTTCATCGATGAGTTCCCCTGGCTGGATGGGCACAAGAGCGGCTTCCTCGCGGCCTTCACCAACTTCTGGAACGGCTACGCCACCAAGCGCAACGACCTGGTGGTGGTGATCTGCGGCTCGGCGGCCTCGTACATGATCAAGCGGGTGATCAACAACAAGGGCGGGCTGCACAACCGGCTCACACGGCGCATCCGGCTGGCGCCCTTCAACCTTTGCGAGACCGAGCAGTTGCTGCGGCACAACAAGGTGCTCTTCACGCGCTACGACATCCTGCAACTGTACATGGTCCTGGGCGGCGTGCCCTACTACCTGCACATGGTGAAGCGGGGCGAGAGCGTGGCCCAGGCCATCGACCGCTTGTGCTTCGACCGGCAGGGCTTCCTGCGCGGGGAGTTCAACAACGTGTTCGCCTCGCTCTTCGACAATGCCGGCAACCACGAGGCCATCGTGCGTGCCTTGTCGCTCGTGCGCAAGGGTCTTACGCGTAATGCGATCCTCAAGAAGAGCAAGGTGCCATCCGGCGGCACGCTCAGTAACACGCTCATGGAACTGGAGGAGTCCGGCTTCATCGAGCACTATGCGCCTTACGATGCCAAGAAGGACCCGCTCTACCGCATCACGGATGAGTACACGCAGTTCTACCTGCGATACATCGAGCCTAGCACGCCCTCGAAGCGTGGCGTTTGGAGCAAGCTCAGTGGCACACCGGGCTTCAAGGCCTGGGCGGGCTTCAGCTTCGAGACCATTTGCATGAAGCATGTGGAGGGGATAAAGGAAGGCTTGAGGATCGGTGGTGTGCGGAGCGTGGAGGGCAGCTGGATCGGCAAGGGCGATGAGAGCGGCGCGCAGATCGACCTGCTCATCGATCGTGACGATAACGTGATCAACCTCTGCGAGATGAAGTTCGCGGGCGGATCCTTCACCATCGACAGGAAGTACGCGAACGAACTGATGACCAAGGCCGGGGCGTTTCGCACGGCCACGCGCACGCGCAAGAGCATCTTCATCACGTTCATCACCACGCACGGCCTGGCGCATAACGCGTACAGCCGCCAATTGGTGCAGAACGAACTGACGATGGACGCGTTGTTCACATCCGTATGAGCACTAACTACCGCAGCCAAATGTGCCTGCAGATGGCCACATTTGGCTGCGGATAATGAACAGGCCGCATCAGACCTGCTTCTCCGCCCACGCACTGAAGCGCTCCTGGATCTTCCTGCTCTCCTTCTTGAACGCGCCCGGCATCAGCAGGGCCATCACCTTCATGAAGCCGCGCATGCGGAACTCGTTGTCCGAATGCCAGACGGTCCGGGTGGGACCCGCCTCCTCGAAGGTGTTGCGCACCTCGTTCCACACACCTTGCGCCTCGTAGGTGCCGCTGAACTCCCGCGGGAGGTCGCGCTGGGTCACCGTTCCGACCATCTCGATCTCGCGGTTGCCCATCCTGTACCGCGACCGGCTCTTCGCACCCACCTGGCCGGGTGTGCCGCTGATCGGCTCGAAGCTGATGAGGGTGGGTTGCCACTCCTTCATCGTGGCCGGGTCGTCAAAGAGCTGGGTCATCCGCTCGCGCGGCAGATCGATGGTGATGGAGGTCCGGAACTTCATGACCACCCAGGTGATCGGGGGCGCCGGGCGTCACAACACGCTGGGCCGGGCGGTGGATCACCGCACCACCCACAGCCGCTTCGGCTCCAGCCGGAAGCGCACCTCGCTCCCGATAACGACGGGTTCTCCATCCAGATGGGCCAGTGATCCGGCCTGGTGCACCTGGGCCTCGCGCGTCACAAGGGTCTTCACGTACCTGCTTTTATCCGCACGGTTGGTGTACACATCGTAGAAGGCCTTCATCAGCGGGAGGAAGGACGGCTTGCTGACGAGCTGCAGCTC
Proteins encoded in this region:
- a CDS encoding SRPBCC family protein yields the protein MKFRTSITIDLPRERMTQLFDDPATMKEWQPTLISFEPISGTPGQVGAKSRSRYRMGNREIEMVGTVTQRDLPREFSGTYEAQGVWNEVRNTFEEAGPTRTVWHSDNEFRMRGFMKVMALLMPGAFKKESRKIQERFSAWAEKQV
- a CDS encoding M1 family metallopeptidase; translated protein: MLLKRTLPVLGLVAGLTALAQDSPRYGRDKFRQLDQELPTPNEQRTASGAPGHAYWQMKADYDIHVEITEPKAGEGELPKLMGYETITYHNQSPDKLEYLWLQLDQNIFEPGSDANTTRTGTMPDSVSIDQLDKWVHPFDGGYKITGVTDASGGKLKYTINKTMMRVDLPKPLAPGATFSFKVSWWNWINDRMKWGGRGGYEYFPEEDNYIYTIAQFYPRMCAYMDYSGWMHKQFLGAGEFTLDFGDYTLSISVPSDHIVAATGEWANASTVLTATQQKRLAQARTSDKPVMIVTPQEALDNEKERSSGTKTWVYKSKNVRDVAFASSRKFIWDAMNQPVKTNNVLCMSYYPKEGNPLWEQYSTKVVAHTIKTYSKFTADYIYPVAISVHTDRIGMEYPMICFNGGRPEKDGTYSERTKYGMIGVITHEVGHNFFPMIINSDERQWTWMDEGLNTFVQYLTEQEWDKDYPSWRGKPRNIVDYMKGDPNAAPDKVKARIEPIMTNSESLQQFGNNAYGKPCTALNILRETVMGRELFDHAFKTYCERWKFKHPTPADFFRTMEDASGVDLDWFWRGWFYTTDHVDIDIASLRYTHLHPRDPILAEKLRREEKAREVPDLSRQRNIDSEIDFVVDIDPSTRDFYNSYDPLTATERDMAAYEKWKKGLKPEELALLNEQLHLYELRFKNIGGLVMPLILEWEYLDGTKEVERIPAEIWRVSDDISKVFVKRKEVARVTLDPFLETADCDLNNNSWPPKMVPARFDVFKEQQWRQPNPMQQERNRITGGEMKGQ
- a CDS encoding AAA family ATPase, whose protein sequence is MLIGRDEERALLLDALESGHSELIVVHGRRRIGKTFLIRSVYEGQVSFEFSGMHRGAHRQQLKNFHMAFPAKARPKAPPADWIDAFDRLGRYLDKLKGKAKKVVFIDEFPWLDGHKSGFLAAFTNFWNGYATKRNDLVVVICGSAASYMIKRVINNKGGLHNRLTRRIRLAPFNLCETEQLLRHNKVLFTRYDILQLYMVLGGVPYYLHMVKRGESVAQAIDRLCFDRQGFLRGEFNNVFASLFDNAGNHEAIVRALSLVRKGLTRNAILKKSKVPSGGTLSNTLMELEESGFIEHYAPYDAKKDPLYRITDEYTQFYLRYIEPSTPSKRGVWSKLSGTPGFKAWAGFSFETICMKHVEGIKEGLRIGGVRSVEGSWIGKGDESGAQIDLLIDRDDNVINLCEMKFAGGSFTIDRKYANELMTKAGAFRTATRTRKSIFITFITTHGLAHNAYSRQLVQNELTMDALFTSV